From one Acidimicrobiales bacterium genomic stretch:
- a CDS encoding SRPBCC family protein yields MDDYAVTVERVIPAPAEAIFALLADPTQHPAIDGSGTVRAAKPSGETLSLGSTFGMSMRQGVPYRVRNEVVEFEPNRLIAWAPGMGGVIGRLAPSGRRWRYELEPVDGGTRVRETWDISRDSLKGLFRRGRLPERVRRDMTATLERIEKLVT; encoded by the coding sequence GTGGACGACTACGCCGTGACCGTAGAGCGGGTGATTCCCGCCCCGGCCGAGGCGATCTTCGCCCTGCTGGCCGACCCGACCCAGCACCCCGCCATCGACGGCTCCGGCACCGTTCGCGCCGCCAAGCCGTCCGGGGAGACGCTGAGCCTGGGCTCCACCTTCGGCATGTCGATGCGCCAGGGCGTGCCCTACAGGGTGCGCAACGAGGTGGTGGAGTTCGAGCCCAACCGCCTGATCGCGTGGGCTCCGGGCATGGGCGGCGTGATCGGCCGCTTGGCGCCCAGTGGGCGGCGGTGGCGCTACGAGCTCGAGCCGGTCGACGGCGGGACGAGGGTCAGGGAGACCTGGGACATCTCCCGGGACAGCCTCAAGGGACTGTTCCGCCGGGGCCGGCTGCCCGAGCGGGTCCGGCGCGACATGACGGCCACGCTCGAGCGCATCGAGAAGCTCGTGACGTGA